DNA from Pirellulales bacterium:
TCCCCTCTTCGTTCCGTACCACGCTCTCGGCGTGAATGATCTGGCGGCCGGGGCGCGTGACCGTCGATTCGCAATAGATCATGCCCTCGGAAACCGGCCGAAAGAATTTGATCCGCAGATCGACCGAGACGATCGACGTGATGTCGTCGTGCTTTTTCACGTTCAAGAGCAGAATCGAGTGCGCGATGCCCGTGTCGACCAAAGTAGCGATGATCCCGCCGTGCATGATCATGGCCGGCTGGGTTAGGTCGGGCCGATAGGCGACCTTGAGCATCGACCAGCCGGGCCGCATGTCGACCACTTCCATGCCGATCAGTTTGAAGAACGGCCACTCGCGGGCGTGCTCGAGAATGCGTTCCCGGGCCTTGAGCACTTCGGGATCGGTCGGCATTTCAGGGGCGGTCATGCGGCGCTCCGCGAGAGGGGGCATTCGTGTGGATGTCGCAGTATGGTAGGCGTCCTGCCGGTCGCCGGCCAGTGGCGGCAACGGCGCAAGCCTGGTCGCGCCCAAGGCTTCACGAACGCCGCGCGTCCCGGATAATACAGCCGGACGATAGACCCGTCGCGGACGGTCGCGACTTTCAAACGCTTGTCGGAGCATGACCCATGAAGATGTTCGTCGCGGGCAAGTGGATCGAAAAGTCGCAGCGCGCCGAGGTAAAAAACCCGTTCGACGGTTCAATGATCGACACCGTGCCGAAGGCTGAGCCTGCGGATGTCGAGGCAGCCCTTGCCGGCGCCGTAGAGGGCGCCGCCGACATGCGGCGGACGACCGGCTACCAGCGCTACGAAATCCTGCACCGGGCGAGCGAGATCATGCGCTCCCGCGCCGACGAACTTGGCCGGCTGATCAGCCAGGAGGAAGGCAAAACGCTGGCCGAGGGGCGCGGCGAAGCCCTGCGCGCCACCGAGACGATGGAGCTGTCGGCCGAGGAAGCCAAACGCATCGGTGGCGAAGTCCTGCCGCTCGACGGCGCATCGGCCGGCGGCGGCAAGCTCGGTTTTACCCTGCGGGTGCCGTGTGGTGTCGTGGTGGCGATCACGCCTTTCAACTTTCCACTGAACCTGGTCTGCCACAAGGTCGGGCCGGGGCTGGCCGCGGGGAACGCCGTGATCGTGAAGCCGGCCAGCGACACGCCGCTGTCCGCCTTGCGGCTGACCGAGATTCTGCTCGAGGCAGGGCTCCCGCCGTCGGGCATCGCCTGCTTGACCGGCGCCGGAGGTGAAATCGGCGCAGCCCTGGCACGCGATCCTCGGGTGCGCAAAATCAGCTTCACGGGCAGCCGCGATGTGGGGGAAAAACTGTGCCAGGCGGCCGGGCTGAAGCGCGTCACGATGGAACTAGGCTCGAACAGCCCGCTGATCGTGATGCAGGACGCCGATCTTGCGAAAGTGGCCAAGGCCACGGTGGCCACCGGCTACGGTAATGCCGGCCAGGTGTGCATTTCGACGCAGCGCGTGCTGGTGATGGATAAGGTGTACGACGATTTTCTCGACGTGCTGAAAC
Protein-coding regions in this window:
- a CDS encoding PaaI family thioesterase; this translates as MTAPEMPTDPEVLKARERILEHAREWPFFKLIGMEVVDMRPGWSMLKVAYRPDLTQPAMIMHGGIIATLVDTGIAHSILLLNVKKHDDITSIVSVDLRIKFFRPVSEGMIYCESTVTRPGRQIIHAESVVRNEEGKEVARGDSIYMVVSREKLKKS
- a CDS encoding aldehyde dehydrogenase family protein: MKMFVAGKWIEKSQRAEVKNPFDGSMIDTVPKAEPADVEAALAGAVEGAADMRRTTGYQRYEILHRASEIMRSRADELGRLISQEEGKTLAEGRGEALRATETMELSAEEAKRIGGEVLPLDGASAGGGKLGFTLRVPCGVVVAITPFNFPLNLVCHKVGPGLAAGNAVIVKPASDTPLSALRLTEILLEAGLPPSGIACLTGAGGEIGAALARDPRVRKISFTGSRDVGEKLCQAAGLKRVTMELGSNSPLIVMQDADLAKVAKATVATGYGNAGQVCISTQRVLVMDKVYDDFLDVLKPQVAALRVGDQLNPQTQMGPMIREADARRVEQWIHDAAAGGARVLTGGGRSGALVEPALVADVRPDMRISCDELFGPAVAVTRCANIDEAIRLANDTNYGLSAGIFTQDIDWAIRFAREVESGNLHINWGPGWRADLMPYGGLKESGMGKEGPKYAIAEMTELKSVVIHGS